Proteins encoded by one window of Martelella endophytica:
- a CDS encoding FUSC family protein, producing MANPAQTSDLGRRSLRLIDDLKPFPGRFTQSVSIGIICAISCVISMMYHFPEAAIGCYLVIFMAKPSAADNVLTGVGLILAVTFVVFLLIGLINLTIDYPAAQIAAIVITSFIFLYVDSATKLGEQAGIVALVISFVMTLLGSIPIGEIATRAVLYAWAMVFVPMAVMAVYNLLFGIPPQKLLRQEIADRLNLAADWLEKPGEGLREKLTETIGEGTANADNLLKTTGMFHLVNGRTNAFLSKSQAQSYRLLLAASGVGADTDEAERGALAAACRRAADIVFTRKIFEDERPTLPDIEDKRLSHVADTLQDLVGEAPLEKGLPLDDAFVAPDAFTNPVHLQFALKTTLAAVTCYFIYTAADWSGIHTAMITCYVAALGTTGETVHKLVLRITGCLIGAFIGLVTILYLIPQMESVGALAALIFVVVALSAWVSTGSERISYGGVQIALAFLLTVIQGFSPGTDLSSASDRIIGILLGNTVVYLVFTLIWPVSVSQAVRDGLGEAVARVRKLAATPFAERRASLGYVALIEQNLGSVREAIDMASYEPHSMRWPREERSRALVLADQLNERALDLMFRPEVDARAEADIATLESRISRQDLSEDTETDLTGTQEPGVTG from the coding sequence ATGGCCAATCCTGCACAGACGAGTGATCTCGGGCGCAGGTCGCTGCGCCTGATCGACGACCTGAAGCCGTTTCCGGGACGGTTCACGCAGTCGGTCTCGATCGGCATCATCTGCGCCATCTCCTGCGTCATCTCGATGATGTACCATTTCCCGGAAGCGGCGATCGGCTGCTATCTGGTGATCTTCATGGCCAAGCCGAGCGCGGCCGACAATGTGCTGACCGGCGTCGGCCTGATCCTTGCCGTCACCTTCGTCGTCTTCCTGCTGATCGGCCTCATCAACCTGACGATCGACTATCCGGCAGCCCAGATCGCGGCGATCGTCATCACCTCCTTCATCTTCCTCTATGTCGATTCGGCCACCAAGCTCGGCGAGCAGGCCGGCATCGTCGCGCTGGTGATTTCCTTCGTGATGACGCTGCTCGGCTCCATCCCGATCGGCGAGATCGCAACGCGCGCCGTGCTCTATGCCTGGGCGATGGTGTTCGTGCCGATGGCGGTGATGGCGGTCTATAACCTGTTGTTCGGTATTCCCCCGCAGAAGCTGCTGCGCCAGGAGATCGCCGACCGGCTGAACCTTGCCGCCGACTGGCTGGAAAAGCCGGGCGAAGGCCTGCGCGAGAAGCTGACCGAGACCATCGGCGAAGGCACCGCGAACGCGGACAACCTCTTGAAGACGACCGGCATGTTCCACTTGGTCAACGGCCGCACCAACGCCTTTCTTTCGAAGTCCCAGGCCCAAAGCTACCGGCTGCTGCTTGCCGCTTCCGGTGTCGGTGCTGATACCGACGAAGCCGAACGCGGAGCGCTTGCCGCCGCCTGCCGCCGGGCCGCGGATATCGTTTTTACGCGCAAGATATTCGAGGACGAAAGGCCCACACTGCCCGACATCGAGGACAAGCGGCTTTCGCATGTCGCGGACACGCTTCAAGATCTCGTCGGCGAAGCGCCGCTGGAAAAGGGCCTTCCGCTTGACGATGCCTTCGTCGCGCCGGATGCCTTCACCAATCCCGTTCATCTGCAGTTCGCGCTGAAGACCACGCTTGCCGCCGTCACCTGCTACTTCATCTACACCGCCGCCGACTGGTCCGGCATCCATACAGCGATGATCACCTGTTATGTCGCCGCACTCGGCACGACGGGCGAGACGGTGCACAAGCTGGTGCTGCGCATCACCGGCTGTCTCATCGGCGCCTTCATCGGGCTTGTGACGATCCTCTACCTCATTCCGCAGATGGAATCGGTTGGTGCCCTTGCGGCGCTGATCTTCGTCGTCGTTGCGCTTTCTGCCTGGGTCTCGACCGGCAGCGAGCGGATTTCCTATGGCGGGGTGCAGATCGCGCTCGCCTTCCTCCTGACCGTCATCCAGGGCTTCAGCCCGGGCACCGACCTGTCGTCTGCCAGCGATCGCATCATTGGCATCCTGCTCGGCAACACCGTGGTCTATCTCGTCTTCACGCTGATCTGGCCGGTCAGCGTTTCTCAGGCGGTGCGCGATGGGCTTGGCGAGGCAGTGGCGCGGGTGCGCAAACTCGCCGCCACGCCCTTTGCCGAACGGCGCGCCTCGCTCGGTTATGTCGCGCTGATCGAACAGAACCTCGGATCCGTCCGCGAAGCCATCGACATGGCGAGCTATGAGCCGCATTCGATGCGCTGGCCACGCGAGGAACGCAGCCGGGCGCTGGTGCTGGCCGACCAGCTCAACGAAAGGGCGCTGGACCTGATGTTCCGGCCCGAAGTCGACGCGCGCGCCGAGGCCGACATTGCCACACTGGAGAGCCGAATTTCGCGACAAGACTTGTCGGAAGACACGGAAACTGATTTGACCGGAACGCAGGAACCGGGGGTGACGGGGTGA
- a CDS encoding calcium:proton antiporter, translated as MHINPRSTPTWSWVLPVLAAGLSGLEVTGVLHETSLVFIIPAVLLLGGAIFASVMHAGVIGAKIGEPHGSLVLAGCVTLIEVALIISIMMSGMEGTDEVARDTVFSAVMIVLNGIIGICLILGARIYHEQSFKLDAASAALAVLGTLSTLAFVLPDFAISGDHRQYSWAQLLVISLCCLVLYGVFLFIQTVRHRNYFVDDAGSEREHFFQKHNETPSGRVTLHSSLLLPLALATVILLAEALSHPLDHAIAAAGLPSALVGVVIATLVLLPEGISSIQAALQNKIQQSINLVLGSALASIGMSIPIVSLFTIISGHPLTLGLEPEQLVMLLLTLFVSTITLGTGRTTVLQGTVHLVIFVVFVLLTLVP; from the coding sequence ATGCACATAAACCCCCGTTCCACTCCGACCTGGAGTTGGGTCCTGCCTGTCCTCGCGGCGGGCCTGAGCGGTCTCGAGGTGACCGGGGTTCTGCATGAGACCTCGCTCGTATTCATCATTCCCGCCGTGCTGCTGCTTGGCGGCGCCATCTTCGCCTCTGTCATGCATGCCGGCGTGATCGGCGCGAAGATCGGTGAGCCTCATGGCTCGCTCGTGCTCGCAGGCTGCGTGACGCTCATCGAGGTCGCGCTCATCATCTCGATCATGATGTCGGGCATGGAAGGCACCGACGAGGTCGCCCGCGATACCGTGTTTTCCGCGGTCATGATCGTGCTCAACGGCATCATCGGCATCTGCCTCATCCTCGGGGCACGCATCTATCACGAACAGAGCTTCAAGCTCGATGCCGCATCGGCCGCGCTTGCCGTGCTCGGCACGCTCTCGACGCTCGCCTTCGTGCTGCCGGACTTTGCCATTTCGGGGGATCACCGTCAGTATTCCTGGGCGCAGCTTCTGGTCATCAGCCTCTGCTGCCTGGTGCTCTATGGCGTCTTCCTGTTCATCCAGACCGTGCGCCACCGGAACTATTTCGTTGATGATGCCGGGTCCGAGCGCGAGCACTTCTTCCAGAAGCACAACGAGACCCCGAGCGGACGGGTGACGCTCCATTCGTCGCTGCTGCTGCCGCTTGCGCTTGCCACCGTCATCCTGCTCGCCGAAGCGCTTTCGCATCCGCTCGACCATGCGATCGCGGCAGCCGGCCTGCCGTCGGCGCTCGTCGGTGTCGTCATCGCAACGCTGGTGCTGCTGCCGGAGGGCATTTCGTCGATCCAGGCGGCGCTGCAGAACAAAATCCAGCAGAGCATCAACCTGGTGCTCGGCTCGGCGCTTGCCAGCATCGGCATGTCGATCCCGATCGTATCGCTGTTCACCATCATCTCCGGGCATCCGCTGACGCTGGGCCTGGAGCCCGAGCAGCTGGTGATGCTGCTTCTGACGCTGTTCGTCAGCACGATCACGCTCGGCACGGGCCGCACGACGGTGCTGCAGGGCACCGTGCATCTGGTGATTTTCGTCGTCTTCGTGCTTCTGACGCTGGTGCCCTGA
- a CDS encoding (R)-mandelonitrile lyase translates to MKIIRSGSNPSNKGPEDWFTGTVRVDPMFAAEEPGRVSGAHVTFEPGARTAWHTHPAGQTLIVTFGKGRVQREGGPIEEISQGDVVWFPADEKHWHGASPETAMSHIAVQESINGSPVTWMEKVSDEDYKG, encoded by the coding sequence ATGAAAATCATCCGTTCAGGCAGTAATCCCTCCAACAAGGGCCCTGAAGACTGGTTTACCGGCACGGTCCGCGTCGACCCGATGTTTGCCGCCGAAGAACCCGGCCGGGTCAGCGGCGCGCATGTGACCTTCGAGCCGGGCGCCCGCACCGCCTGGCACACCCACCCCGCCGGCCAGACGCTGATCGTCACCTTCGGCAAGGGCCGGGTGCAGCGCGAAGGCGGCCCGATCGAGGAAATCTCGCAGGGCGACGTCGTCTGGTTCCCTGCCGACGAGAAGCACTGGCACGGCGCTTCCCCGGAAACGGCCATGAGCCACATCGCCGTCCAGGAAAGCATCAACGGCAGCCCCGTCACCTGGATGGAGAAGGTCTCCGACGAAGACTACAAGGGCTGA
- the mdtN gene encoding multidrug transporter subunit MdtN produces MLSNKAKLLILVPVVLIAATAWLGYEHMTRSHRNILSQDATLTAPITNISATVPGRVSEIFVAENDKVSKGELLFTLEDETYRLQVQMAEGDLKAAEAAYEAQKRSIAAEEANAVIADQQIDRAKVNLELATETLERLLPLQPKGYVTDQQVQDARTAKRDAEVSLQQAEQQSTAARSLVSSPDASLALIESRRAALAIAERNLANTKVFAPHDGRVVGLGTSSGQFIVTGESVFTLVNTEHWFATALYREGEIGDIKVGTCATVYVMSDRSVPIRGHVQGIGWGVTTEGAINIPRSLPYVPKELDWVRIAQRFPVRIALDDPPPDLMRVGASASSVVEHGQSCTDE; encoded by the coding sequence ATGCTTTCCAACAAGGCCAAGCTTCTCATCCTCGTGCCCGTCGTGCTGATCGCGGCGACGGCCTGGCTCGGCTACGAGCACATGACCCGGTCTCACAGAAACATCCTGTCGCAGGACGCGACGCTGACGGCACCCATCACCAATATCTCCGCCACCGTGCCGGGCAGGGTTTCCGAGATATTCGTCGCCGAGAACGACAAGGTGTCGAAAGGCGAGCTTCTGTTCACGCTTGAAGACGAGACCTACCGGCTTCAGGTGCAGATGGCCGAGGGCGATCTGAAGGCGGCGGAAGCGGCCTATGAGGCCCAGAAGCGCAGCATCGCCGCCGAAGAGGCGAATGCCGTCATCGCCGACCAGCAGATCGACCGGGCCAAGGTCAACCTCGAGCTTGCCACCGAAACGCTTGAAAGACTGCTGCCCCTGCAGCCGAAGGGCTATGTTACCGACCAGCAGGTCCAGGACGCCCGCACCGCCAAGCGTGACGCCGAAGTCTCGTTGCAGCAGGCCGAGCAGCAGAGCACGGCGGCCAGATCGCTCGTCTCCTCGCCGGATGCCTCGCTGGCGCTGATCGAAAGCCGGCGCGCCGCGCTCGCCATCGCCGAGCGAAACCTTGCCAATACCAAGGTCTTCGCGCCGCATGACGGCCGGGTCGTCGGCCTTGGCACATCAAGCGGACAGTTCATCGTGACGGGCGAAAGTGTCTTCACGCTGGTCAACACCGAACACTGGTTTGCCACCGCACTTTATCGCGAGGGTGAAATCGGCGACATCAAGGTCGGCACCTGTGCCACCGTCTATGTGATGTCGGACAGGTCCGTGCCGATCAGGGGCCACGTCCAGGGTATCGGCTGGGGTGTCACGACCGAAGGCGCGATCAATATACCCCGCAGCCTTCCCTATGTTCCGAAGGAACTCGACTGGGTGCGTATCGCCCAGCGGTTCCCGGTCCGCATAGCACTCGATGATCCGCCGCCGGATCTGATGCGCGTCGGCGCCTCCGCCTCCAGCGTGGTAGAGCATGGCCAATCCTGCACAGACGAGTGA
- a CDS encoding TolC family protein, with the protein MAAAVLLASCSADALKLAPASPDQPWMDGATSLRASAEAEGALAISRPEVDESRNYGLPELIDLAQRSNPTTRAAWEDARRAAVAVGMAEATYLPFITANVLAGTGTNTSPLPIPVGGSSYFDTNIDGVAPFIALQWLAFDFGGRSAAVSAAEELSLAANYKFNAAHQQLIFQVTAAYHQYNAARMHQRVAVQSLGNARTLADAVNAKRKAGLATSVEVAQAEQLVAQGEFRVVQSKGDEDDAYQALLAAVGISPMVNLKVRSNDNRRLPSSVQTPIATMIDLALARRPDILAGYAAVKASQSGVDVTRATFMPKIGVYGTLSTYSANATVRGLPTANASGVNGNVFVGLTFPLYDGGMREAAMKEAESRAATASSDFERLKDAAAREIVVASNGLTSAIASHNAAVKMVNAADRTYDAALEAYKNGVGTVTAAAAAEADLANARMAEGDAREASFAAAANLAFVLGNSMASPGRVP; encoded by the coding sequence ATGGCTGCCGCGGTGCTGCTCGCCTCCTGTTCGGCGGATGCCCTCAAGCTCGCACCCGCTTCGCCCGACCAGCCGTGGATGGATGGCGCGACATCCCTCAGAGCCAGTGCGGAGGCTGAAGGTGCGCTTGCGATCTCCCGACCCGAGGTCGACGAGAGCCGCAACTATGGCCTGCCGGAACTGATCGATCTTGCCCAGCGCAGCAATCCGACCACACGCGCCGCCTGGGAGGATGCGCGCCGGGCCGCCGTCGCTGTCGGCATGGCGGAAGCGACCTACCTTCCCTTCATCACCGCCAATGTTCTGGCGGGCACGGGAACCAACACCTCGCCCCTGCCGATCCCGGTTGGCGGCAGCTCCTATTTCGACACCAATATCGACGGCGTGGCGCCGTTCATCGCCCTGCAGTGGCTGGCCTTCGATTTCGGCGGACGCAGCGCGGCCGTTTCCGCCGCCGAAGAGCTGTCGCTCGCCGCCAACTACAAGTTCAACGCCGCCCATCAGCAGCTGATCTTCCAGGTCACGGCCGCCTACCATCAGTATAACGCCGCGCGCATGCATCAGCGCGTGGCGGTGCAGTCGCTCGGCAATGCGCGCACGCTCGCCGATGCCGTCAATGCCAAGCGAAAGGCCGGGCTTGCCACGTCCGTGGAGGTTGCACAGGCCGAGCAGCTCGTTGCGCAGGGCGAGTTCCGCGTGGTGCAGTCGAAAGGCGACGAGGACGATGCCTATCAGGCGCTGCTCGCCGCGGTCGGTATCTCGCCGATGGTCAATCTCAAGGTCAGGAGCAACGACAATCGGCGGCTGCCAAGCTCGGTCCAGACGCCGATTGCGACGATGATCGACCTCGCGCTGGCCCGCCGCCCGGACATTCTCGCCGGATATGCCGCAGTGAAAGCCTCGCAATCGGGCGTCGACGTAACCCGGGCGACCTTCATGCCGAAGATCGGCGTCTACGGTACGCTTTCGACCTACAGCGCGAATGCCACCGTCAGGGGACTGCCCACCGCCAATGCCAGCGGCGTCAATGGCAATGTCTTCGTCGGCCTGACATTCCCGCTTTACGATGGCGGAATGCGCGAGGCGGCGATGAAGGAGGCGGAAAGCCGCGCCGCCACTGCCTCAAGCGATTTCGAGCGGCTGAAGGACGCGGCCGCGCGCGAGATCGTCGTCGCTTCCAACGGACTGACCAGCGCGATCGCCTCTCACAACGCCGCCGTCAAGATGGTGAACGCCGCCGACCGCACCTATGACGCCGCGCTCGAAGCCTACAAGAACGGCGTCGGCACGGTCACGGCCGCCGCCGCCGCCGAGGCGGACCTTGCCAATGCCCGCATGGCGGAGGGTGATGCACGGGAGGCTTCGTTCGCCGCCGCCGCCAACCTCGCCTTTGTTCTCGGCAACTCCATGGCCTCGCCGGGCCGGGTTCCGTAA
- a CDS encoding YtcA family lipoprotein translates to MAQFRVISFLAAALALNGCASASKGPEFALYGAYFPSWIASTLIGIISTVIIRLVLIRTGLDDVMPLRVLVYLLLAICIGLATSLFVFGR, encoded by the coding sequence GTGGCTCAATTCCGTGTCATCAGTTTCCTTGCAGCGGCACTTGCGCTGAATGGCTGCGCTTCTGCGAGCAAGGGCCCGGAATTTGCACTTTACGGCGCCTACTTCCCGTCCTGGATCGCATCGACGCTGATCGGTATCATCTCCACCGTCATCATCCGGCTGGTGCTGATCCGGACCGGGCTCGATGATGTCATGCCGCTGAGGGTGCTGGTGTACCTGCTTCTCGCCATCTGCATCGGCCTCGCCACCTCTCTTTTCGTGTTCGGGAGGTAG